In a single window of the Gadus macrocephalus chromosome 6, ASM3116895v1 genome:
- the LOC132458856 gene encoding protein asteroid homolog 1-like, producing MGVTGLSWLLEDLNQRKKQIYKDYPFRDSKLVVDGSNLAYHLYFRFFLDLSHGGEYLAFRALVQDFFTNLHNCGIKPYVVMDGGSSKSDNKLKNILERNREFLRRAHEIALMGKREDILPPFTLSVFEQTLNELKVPLVRCFGETDGQLAALAREWCCPVLSKDTDFCIYNLPEGVLPLKHFRWDGVEMDLGGCFIPCKRYTTFSFCTFFNIDPQLLPVFASLAENDDVNLREIKWIQFLPADHPGHRLEGLLSWLGARTDQTTEDTLTAAMALIPDMSQQAKTEAQTEVQKSMLEYRLPSSSLRGFFSEGTIPPLPTEMLSCVPDWVRAPLARGELSGDVLNVLVDRRMIVGIQAELSDLQSSNLTSQPIRQVLYGLLLGLGQGAVREVDRVELEVQPLVQGAAQQLRLATLPQADPAVRLQVCLETLGVEEETLEGVPAHLRLPVAVTRYWLSRASPEPTLLKALLMVMVQGELIRKNGGKAGGQHHIKHNSEQLPDGVVAHSFNQWQACMKDASQLNLLLCKPLPEPLFAWLYKGRLVHHRQKLLQEWKPEEIVQDDRFRRLYRSLLEKVLQPDPGANRRAGGPEAQLRASMEHLHLNTEDEEEEEEEEEEDLGGAAGLDQGSDGPWVVVKSRRRKQ from the exons ATGGGGGTGACGGGCTTGTCGTGGCTGCTGGAGGATctaaaccaaagaaaaaaacagatcTACAAGGACTACCCCTTCAGGGACAGCAAGCTAGTGGTGGACGGCAGCAACCTGGCCTACCATCTCTACTTTAGGTTTTTCTTGGACCTGAGCCACGGTGGGGAGTACCTGGCCTTCCGAGCTCTGGTCCAGGATTTCTTCACGAATCTGCACAACTGTGGAATCAAACCTTACGTGGTGATGGATGGAGGCTCGAGCAAAAGCGACAATAAATTAAAGAATATCCTGGAAAGGAACAGAGAATTTCTGCGGAGGGCCCATGAAATCGCTCTGATGGGCAAGAGGGAGGACATCCTTCCCCCCTTTACCCTGTCAGTGTTCGAACAGACGCTGAACGAATTGAAGGTGCCGCTGGTCAGGTGCTTCGGAGAGACCGACGGCCAGCTGGCTGCCCTGGCCAGAGAGTGGTGCTGCCCGGTGCTGTCCAAAGACACTGACTTCTGCATCTACAACCTTCCAGAGGGGGTTCTACCACTGAAACACTTCCGTTGGGATGGGGTGGAAATGGATTTGGGCGGTTGTTTCATCCCCTGCAAGCGATACACCACGTTCAGCTTCTGCACCTTCTTCAACATCGACCCCCAGCTCCTGCCCGTCTTTGCCTCGTTGGCCGAGAACGACGATGTCAACCTCAGAGAAATTAAATGGATCCAATTCCTTCCAGCGGACCACCCTGGGCACCGCCTGGAGGGGCTCCTGAGCTGGCTCGGAGCCAGGACAGACCAGACGACAGAAGACACCTTGACAGCAGCGATGGCACTCATACCCGACATGAGTCAACAGGCTAAGACGGAGGCTCAGACAGAGGtgcagaagtccatgctggagtaccggctccccagctcctctctgcGGGGGTTCTTCAGCGAGGGAACCATTCCGCCGCTGCCCACTGAGATGCTGAGCTGCGTCCCCGACTGGGTCCGGGCGCCCCTGGCCAGAGGAGAGCTGAGCGGTGACGTGTTGAACGTGCTGGTCGATAGGAGGATGATTGTGGGGATCCAGGCGGAGCTCAGTGACCTACAGAGCTCCAACCTCACCTCGCAGCCCATCCGGCAGGTGCTGTacgggctgctgctgggcctgggGCAAGGCGCGGTGAGGGAAGTGGACCGGGTCGAACTGGAGGTACAACCGTTGGTCCAAGGAGCCGCTCAGCAGCTGAGACTGGCCACTCTGCCCCAG GCAGACCCCGCTGTgaggctgcaggtgtgtctggaGACTCTGGGCGTGGAGGAAGAGACGCTGGAGGGAGTTCCGGCTCACCTGCGCCTCCCAGTGGCTGTGACCCGCTACTGGCTGAGCAGGGCCAGCCCTGAGCCGACGCTCCTCAAAGCTCTGCTTATGGTCATGGTCCAAGGAGAACTGATCAGAAAAAATGGAGGGAAAGCAG gtgggcaGCATCATATCAAGCACAACAGTGAACAGCTTCCAGACGGTGTCGTGGCTCACAGCTTCAACCAATGGCAGGCCTGCATGAAGGATGCCTCCCAGCTCAACCTGCTGCTCTGCAAGCCCCTCCCTGAACCCCTCTTCGCTTG GTTGTACAAGGGCAGGCTGGTGCACCACCGGCAGAAGCTGCTCCAGGAGTGGAAACCAGAGGAGATAGTACAGGACGACCGGTTCAGGAGACTGTACAGGAGCCTCCTAGAAAAAGTGCTCCAGCCAGACCCAGGGGCcaacaggagagctggggggccTGAGGCCCAGCTGAGGGCCAGCATGGAGCACCTTCACCTCAACaccgaggatgaggaggaggaggaggaggaggaggaggaggatctggGTGGGGCTGCAGGCCTGGATCAGGGCTCGGATGGGCCTTGGGTGGTGGTTAAAAGCAGAAGGAGGAAGCAGtag